In Pseudobdellovibrio exovorus JSS, the genomic stretch TCATGCCAATTCACAATCTGAAAAATGAACCATGCCACGAAGCCACTTTAGCCGATCTGACATGTGACTCTGATGGAAAAATCGAAAAATTCATCGACTCAGAATCAGGCGAAGTGAAAAAGACTTTACGCGTTCACCCCTTCAAAGAAGGCGATGCCCCTTACTACCTAGGTGTCTTCTTAACAGGTGCTTACCAAGAAATCTTAGGCGACTTACACAACCTATTCGGTGACACCGATGCCGTTCACATTTCACTACGCGACTCTGGTTATACAGTAGATCACTACGTTCCAGGTGACACAGTAACGGAAGTTTTAACTTACGTTCAGTACGGCCGCGCCGAAATGGTCGACAGTGTCCGCCAATTCACAGAAGAAAGTATTGCCAATGGCAATCTGACGAAGCAAGAGGCGAAGGCGTTGATTAAGCATTATGAAGAGGGGTTGTCGGGGTATACGTATTTGGAAGAAATGGAATAATTTCTAAACTGGCCCCTAAAAATGTTGTTAGAGTGGAAGCAAACTACGACTTTAACAACACAAAATTATGATACCAAGTATACAAAGCCATGTGCCACTCAAGACACATGGCTTTTTTCGTTGTATTCCATGTCCGCCTAAAYAAACGATTCACATTAGCYCTYAACATCGCTGCCGTATGATTKAGYGCATACAAAGGATCAAAKCCTCCCGCCTTCAAYTCACCTTGYCCCACCACACAGCCTCTTCTTCCCTTATATGTTAAATGCTCKCCCTCKGGRAAATATCTGAGKAYATCMGAAGCATAATGTGGGTTYTGATCTGACTTAATCACCACACTCTTSAGTCACTAYYRGCTTTAACTGATKAAATARCTCCTGMCGCATCTTCTTTCTTTGATCTARMCGYYTWCCATATTTYTCWAAWGCTCTYTTYGCTAAAGSWCCCTTAGCTGGCATCTCAGCTATCCGAAAACCTAAGATAAACCTTGTTTTATCCTCTACAGCCAAGCTGATCGATAGAGGTTTAAACTTTGTGGATTCAAAGGTTTCCATATCATCGAATACGATCGTATCGATTGGTTTGTTTGGAATGTGGCTATTTTGCCTTAGATTCCACAAAGCCCACTGTCCAAGGAACATGAACTTACGAACGATGGTCTTTCTATTGGTTTTTAGAAGCCTTGCCATTCTTCTTTGAGAAACTCCACTTACAAGGTGTTCAAATACTGGAAAGTTCAGATGAGGTTTCTTTTGATACTTACAGGGATGGTAAGTGTTATCTGAGAAGTTCTTATTACAGATAAGGCATTTATACCTTTGAATCCATGTTTGATCATGTTGACGGAGATATTTCCCTGCAAGAATAAATCGTAAAGGACGAGGTTCGGATGGGGTTTGATTGGAGTTTAATTTAAAACATCGTGGACACTGCATGGCCTCAAATAGCGCAACTTTGAGGCCAAATGCATCTTAAGGGGCCAGTTTACAGGGCTTTAGAGTCAAACGCATCCCTCACCGCCAACCCAATATTAATCAACAACGTCAACGTCAATACCAACGCTCCTGCCGGATACCACACCAACCACTCGGCGGATGTAATATACTTCTGAGCTTGATCTAACAACTCACCCCAACTTGGCGTCGGAGCCTGCAATCCCAAACCTAAGTAGTCCAAGAAAGCCAGTGTTGAAATATTCGCAGCAATATCAAACGGAGAGAACGTCACGATCGGAGTTAAAGCATTCGGTAAAATATGACCGAAGATGATCTTGCGATCGGAAGCTCCTAGCGCGCGGGCCGCTTCAACGTATTCACGCTTACGCAATTGTAAAAACTGACCACGCATATACAAAGCGATCTTTGTCCAATCAAATAACGACAACAATATAATCAGGACAAATAAGTTCGGAGTGAAGATCGAAATGATCGTGATCAAAATCAGCGTGACCGGCATGGTCTGAATGATTTCAACCAAGCGCATACCGAATAAGTCAAACTTACCACCGAAGTAACCTGTTACAGAACCGATCACAACACCAAGTAAATACGCGGCCATCCACGCACCTACCGCAAAGACTAACGAATAGCGAAGACCATATAAGAGACGTGTTAAAACATCACGGCCACGATCATCTGTCCCCATCAAGTTATAACGAGTTGGAGGCGATGGATATGTGTCCACAATAGAATTACTTTCGTAGGCATCCCACTGCACTAGGGGCCATGCCGCCCAGTCACCTTCACCAAACTCTAACGATCTGTAATCCATGACGAAGATGTCGTCACGATTAAATGCGGTTGGGTGATATGTAAAAATAATCGGAGCATATATTTTGCCCTGATACTTCATCACGATAGGTTTGCTATTCGCCCAGAACTCAGCGGTTAAGCTTAAGAAAACAAGTGCCAGCAACATCCAAGAGCACACAACCGCTAGACGATTGCGTTTAAAACGACGATATCGTTTAAGGGTCAGTTCGTTTTTAATTCGTTTTTCAATAAATCCCACAAACTCCCCCTCTCTATTTAAAGTCAATTCTTGGATCTACCAAGACGTAGATGATGTCGCTGATAATATTTCCGGCTAGTAATAATAATGCAGAAATAAATGTGATCCCCATGATCACATTGTAATCGCGCGATAAAATTGAGTTGTAACTCAATAGACCGATACCATCTAAGTTAAAGATTCTTTCGATGATCAAGGAGCCCGCTAAGAAAACACGTAAGAAACCACCAAGACCTGTCGCTACAGGAATCAAAGCATTTCTAAGAGCGTGTTTGAAATAAACGACATTGTCAGCTAACCCCTTCGAGCGCGCTGTACGGATGTAGTCTGATTTGGTCACATCTAACATCGAACTGCGCACTAACATAGTCAGCTCAGTGAAGTTACCCAACATGTAACATGTTAATGGTAAGATAAAGTGATGAATACGATCTGTAAATTTACCCCATGTGCTCAAAGTGTCGTAATCGTCAGAGTAAAGATTTCCAATAGGGAATAAGTCAAAATGCGATCCGCCCGCGAACCAAACGATCAAAAGAATACCCGAAACTAACACAGGAACTGAATAGAGTCCGTAGAGCACGATACCACTGATATGATCAAAGCGACTTCCCACATTGATCGCTTTTTTAACCCCCAGCGGAATACACACAAGGTAAGTTAAAAATAAAGAGGCCAAACCGAAAGATAAGGAAACTGGAAACTTCTGTGTGATCACATCGATCACAGGCTCTTGATAGGTGAAGCTTTCACCAAAATCTAAGCGTGAAATATTCTTTAACCAAATCCAGTAACGCTCGTATACTGGCTTATCAAAACCATATTGCTTAGATAAATTATCTAAAATCTCTTGAGAAATAACGACACTACTTCCCCCATCACCACCACCGCCCATGCGGATCTGTTGCAATTTCTGCTCGATCGGTCCACCTGGAGCTGCATTGATAATAAGGAAAGTCAGTAAAGTGATCCCCAGAAAAGTGGGGATCGCCAACAAAAGACGTCTTAGGATATAAACTAACATTTAGACTACAACCTCAGATTAAGGTTGAGCACTCCACCATGCTCTGTAACCAAAGTCATACTTGAATGTATCACCTGGAGTTCCAACGCGATCAGAAACTGCATAGTATTCATATTTTCTATTGAATAAGAAAACATAAGGAACATCATCAGCAATCAATGTGTAAGCGCGTTTGAAGATTGCATTACGTTTATTTTGATCTAACTCTGAACGGCCTTGATCGATCAATTTATCTACTTCAGCATTTTTGTAAGAACCGAAGTTAGATCCACCTGTACCGATTGAAGATGAGTGCCAGATTTGCTTAGGATCGCTCTCCACGTCACCTGCGCCCCAGCCCATTGCCCACAATTGCATTTTCTTTTCATCAATTGTTTTGATGAAGCTGTTCCACTCTAACAATTTCAAATCTAAGATAATACCTGCTTTACGGCAGTCTTCTTTAACGATTGTCCATTGTTTTTCAGAGTCTTTGTTTGCGTAGATCATAGTTAAACGCAACTCTGTCTTTTTACCATCGATTGTTTTTTCTAAAACACCATTTTTATCAGCATCAGCCCAACCAGCTTTTGTTAATAGCTCTTTTGCTTTCGCAGGACTGAATTCGATAGGTTTACGATCTGGCGACTGTTTTGTTCCCACTGGAACTGGGCTCGTTGCTAAGTTATTTAAGTTTTCTGCAAACTTTTGGTTAATCTCAGCGCGATTCACTAAGTGAGCAAAAGCCAAACGTACACTTTTGTCTTTTAGGATTGGATCAACAAAGTTGAAACCGATATAGCCATAAGACTTCGGCATTTCATTTTGTACAGCTTTCGTTGTGAACTTACCTGATTTGAAAACTGGCTTGAATGGTTTTCCCGTGATTTTCAATAACGCATCAGTTGATTTGATCTCTGCGTAATCTAAGTCACCTTTTTTCAGTCTTTCATTCAAGATATTATCGTCTTTAGTTACCTTCATGTTGATTTGAGCGAAGTTAAAGTAACCTTTTAACGCTGGCACATCTTTACCATACCAATTGTCGAATTTTTTGATCACGATCATTTGACCACGGTCATAACGCACGAACTGGTAAGGACCTGCACCCACAGAGCTTCTTAGTAATTTAATTGATTTATTGATATCTCCGTAAACTGATTTAGGGATGATGTAGAAACCGCATAAAGAACCTAAGTTTTGGAAGTATTTCTCTTTAGCAGTAAACTTGATTGTATGTGTATCAATCACATCAATTTTCGTGAATGTTTCGAAGTATGGAATTGCACTTAAAGCCTCATGTTTTGGATCACGAATAGCTTCTAATGAAAACTTCACATCTGCAGCTGTTACTGGGTCACCATTATGGAACGTGGCACCTTTTCTTAATTTAAAAGTGAACTCTAAACCATTCGGAGAAACAGTCCATGACTCAGCTAAACGAGGAGTATAGGCCCATGTATTGTAGTCATTATCGCACAGGCTATCTTGAACATAGCGATTGTAGTAACGAGTCGACATATCACCCTTCATAATGGGGTGAATACTTTCAGGTTCGAAATCCAAGTGATAGTTCAGCACTCCGCCCTGTGGGGCTTTTGCATTCACTTCAACAGCAGAAGCCGTCGATGCGATGACGCTGAAACCGACAAGAATCGCTAATATACATTTTGCAGTTGCAAACATAGTTTTCCTCCTTCAAGTGGGTCCTTTTTCTTTATGGGCAACATGAGGGATAGAGTCCGTTATTTCAACTTTTTATTGAAATTCCAGACTCATGATGCGATAAGTTAAAAAATTGAAATCATTTATTTTTTCGGGTTTATCCTCTAACTAAATGGTGCTGATTTTTATAACTAATTGATATTACTTTTGTTCAACAAAACACAAGAGAGTTTTATGAGCCAACCTACGACAAATAAGAAATTTGATCCCACAACCACAATATCTTCTGATTTCGGTATCTTCGGTATTCCTTACAGTGAAGCGGAAAGCCGTCTTGTCCTTTTGCCTGTTCCTTGGGAAGTGACTACATCTTACGGAAAAGGAGCTTCGAACGGCCCACGCATCATTCGCCAAGCCTCTGAGCAAATTGATCTTTTCGACTTCGAAACAAAGAATGCCTACGAACAAGGCTACTTCATGCGTGAAATCTCTGAGCAAGTTTTAAGCAACAGCCAAAAGTACAAAGCTTTGGCCCAAGAGGTAATTTCTCTTAGAACAGAGCGATCTGAAGACACCGCTAAAATTGACTCTCTTGTTAACCAAGTCAATACCGCTTCTCGCGAACTGACAGAGTGGGTTTATCAACAAACTAAAGGTATTTTAGACTCAGGTAAGCTTTTTGGCCTTGTCGGAGGCGATCACTCCACTCCGCTGGGAGCCATCAAAGCTATTTGCGAAAAGCACAGCGCTAACGGACAAAGTGAAGTGGGCGTTCTTCATATTGATGCACACTCAGACACGCGCAAAGCCTACCAAGGCTTCGAACAATCTCACGCTTCTATCATGTACAACGTCATGAACTTAGCCACTAAGCCTAAAAAGCTTGTACAAGTCGGCATCCGTGACTTCTGTGAAGAAGAGTACGATTTCGTACAATCTAGACCAGATGTGAAGACATTCTTTGATATCGCTCTTAAACAGCGTCTTTTAAAAGGCGAAAGTTGGGCTTCAGTGGCTACAGATATCATTCAAGAGCTTCCACAAAAAGTTTATATCTCGTTTGATATTGATGGTTTAGACCCTCGCTTCTGCCCATCAACCGGAACTCCGGTGATCGGCGGCTTGTCTGCAGA encodes the following:
- a CDS encoding ABC transporter permease subunit, translating into MGFIEKRIKNELTLKRYRRFKRNRLAVVCSWMLLALVFLSLTAEFWANSKPIVMKYQGKIYAPIIFTYHPTAFNRDDIFVMDYRSLEFGEGDWAAWPLVQWDAYESNSIVDTYPSPPTRYNLMGTDDRGRDVLTRLLYGLRYSLVFAVGAWMAAYLLGVVIGSVTGYFGGKFDLFGMRLVEIIQTMPVTLILITIISIFTPNLFVLIILLSLFDWTKIALYMRGQFLQLRKREYVEAARALGASDRKIIFGHILPNALTPIVTFSPFDIAANISTLAFLDYLGLGLQAPTPSWGELLDQAQKYITSAEWLVWYPAGALVLTLTLLINIGLAVRDAFDSKAL
- a CDS encoding ABC transporter permease subunit; the protein is MLVYILRRLLLAIPTFLGITLLTFLIINAAPGGPIEQKLQQIRMGGGGDGGSSVVISQEILDNLSKQYGFDKPVYERYWIWLKNISRLDFGESFTYQEPVIDVITQKFPVSLSFGLASLFLTYLVCIPLGVKKAINVGSRFDHISGIVLYGLYSVPVLVSGILLIVWFAGGSHFDLFPIGNLYSDDYDTLSTWGKFTDRIHHFILPLTCYMLGNFTELTMLVRSSMLDVTKSDYIRTARSKGLADNVVYFKHALRNALIPVATGLGGFLRVFLAGSLIIERIFNLDGIGLLSYNSILSRDYNVIMGITFISALLLLAGNIISDIIYVLVDPRIDFK
- a CDS encoding ABC transporter substrate-binding protein, which translates into the protein MFATAKCILAILVGFSVIASTASAVEVNAKAPQGGVLNYHLDFEPESIHPIMKGDMSTRYYNRYVQDSLCDNDYNTWAYTPRLAESWTVSPNGLEFTFKLRKGATFHNGDPVTAADVKFSLEAIRDPKHEALSAIPYFETFTKIDVIDTHTIKFTAKEKYFQNLGSLCGFYIIPKSVYGDINKSIKLLRSSVGAGPYQFVRYDRGQMIVIKKFDNWYGKDVPALKGYFNFAQINMKVTKDDNILNERLKKGDLDYAEIKSTDALLKITGKPFKPVFKSGKFTTKAVQNEMPKSYGYIGFNFVDPILKDKSVRLAFAHLVNRAEINQKFAENLNNLATSPVPVGTKQSPDRKPIEFSPAKAKELLTKAGWADADKNGVLEKTIDGKKTELRLTMIYANKDSEKQWTIVKEDCRKAGIILDLKLLEWNSFIKTIDEKKMQLWAMGWGAGDVESDPKQIWHSSSIGTGGSNFGSYKNAEVDKLIDQGRSELDQNKRNAIFKRAYTLIADDVPYVFLFNRKYEYYAVSDRVGTPGDTFKYDFGYRAWWSAQP
- a CDS encoding agmatinase family protein, with translation MSQPTTNKKFDPTTTISSDFGIFGIPYSEAESRLVLLPVPWEVTTSYGKGASNGPRIIRQASEQIDLFDFETKNAYEQGYFMREISEQVLSNSQKYKALAQEVISLRTERSEDTAKIDSLVNQVNTASRELTEWVYQQTKGILDSGKLFGLVGGDHSTPLGAIKAICEKHSANGQSEVGVLHIDAHSDTRKAYQGFEQSHASIMYNVMNLATKPKKLVQVGIRDFCEEEYDFVQSRPDVKTFFDIALKQRLLKGESWASVATDIIQELPQKVYISFDIDGLDPRFCPSTGTPVIGGLSADEVFFLFNLLAQSGRQIVGFDLNEVSSGEAEESEWDGNVGARMLYKLCNWTVVTNK